From Sphingopyxis sp. USTB-05, the proteins below share one genomic window:
- a CDS encoding multidrug efflux SMR transporter, translated as MAWVMLGVAGLLEVVWTYFMKQSDGFTRMTPSAITILTMIASFSLLSMSMKTLPLGTAYTVWTGIGAVGAFLVGIIVLGEEVSPLRVLAASLIVSGLVIMKFSAAS; from the coding sequence ATGGCGTGGGTAATGTTAGGTGTGGCTGGTCTCTTGGAGGTGGTTTGGACCTATTTCATGAAGCAATCGGACGGCTTTACTCGAATGACGCCATCCGCAATCACGATATTGACGATGATTGCAAGTTTCTCACTGCTTTCCATGTCGATGAAAACGCTACCACTGGGGACGGCCTATACCGTCTGGACAGGTATTGGAGCCGTTGGTGCGTTCTTGGTAGGAATAATCGTGCTCGGTGAAGAGGTTAGCCCGTTGCGCGTCTTGGCAGCTTCGCTGATAGTCAGCGGGCTTGTCATCATGAAGTTTTCGGCTGCAAGCTGA